The following is a genomic window from Geoalkalibacter halelectricus.
TATGGGCCGCGTGGACTGATTGTCGAGCGGCGTTCCCCTGATATACTGACTTCCATGTGGGGCATAAAGCATTTATTCCTGATCTCTTTGCTGCTGGTGCTGGTCATGAGTCTCATGGCAGGTTGCTCGCCGCGGCGCGGTTATGAGGCCGTGCTGCTGCTGGCGGACGTCGCGGCCGGCGAGGAGCCGAGCCGCCTCAAGGCCACCCGGCCGCAGCCCAAGCGCGTTCCCGTGCGGATTCCGGCCGCACCGGCCTTCCCTCTGTCCGCGGGCTTTTTCGGCGCCGACCTCTACCTGCCTGGCGAGCCGGTCAGGGCCGGGGTGTTGTTGGTGCCCGGCGTCGCCGAGGAGGGCAAGGACGATCCGCGCCTGGTGGCCTTTGCCTACAGCCTGGCGCGTTCGCGCTTCGCGGTGTTGGTGCCGGAACTGGAGAGCATGCATCGCCTTGAGGTGCGGGGCGAGAATGTCGATGAAGTCGCCGCCGCCTTCGCCTGGTTTCGCAACCGCACCGATCTGGTACCCAGCGGCCGTTTGGGCATGATGGCCTTCAGCTACGCCGTGGGGCCGACGGTGCTGGCGGCCAAGGACGCCGCGGTGGCCGAGGATGTGCGTTTTGTCGCCGGCGTCGGTGGTTATTACGACATCCACGCGGTGATGACCTTTTTCACCACCGGCTGGTTTCAGGATGGAGAGCGCTGGCGGCGCGGCGATCCCAATCGCTACGGCAAATGGATCTTCGTCGAAGGCAACCTTGATCGTCTCGAGCACGAAAGCGACCGCGAGCTGTTTCAGGAAATGGCGGATCGGCGCAAGGATGATCTGGATGCGCCCATCGCGGATCTGGCCGAGGGGCTGAGCGAGGAGGGCCTGGCGCTGTATCGTTTCATCACCAACGAGGACCGCGAGCGGGCGCCGGAGCTGATCGCGGCCCTGCCGGAATTTTTACGCCGCGACATCGATGCCCTCAACCTGGCCGACAAGGATCTGGGCTCGCTGCGCGCCCGGCTGATTCTCATCCACGGTCTCGACGATCCCATCATCCCCTACACCGAAAGCCGCGCGCTCAAAAAGGCGTTGCCCGCCGGGCAGGTCGATCTGTTTCTGGTGCGCGGACTCATGCATGTGGACGTGACCCCCGGTCTGGTCGGCTCCTGGCGCATGTGGCGCTCGGTGACGGCCCTGCTGCGCGAGCGCGACGGGGTGCGCTGAGGGTTTGTTTCTCGTTTGACAGGCGAGGCCCCCTTGGGCTACCTTGTGCGCCGCCCGTGCCCCCAACACTAGCAGCCGGATCTTGCGACGACCATGACCCTTGCCCTTGACGCCCCGCACCTGCTCGGCCTGGCCGGCGCCTTGCTCGCCCTGGGCTTGGCGGCCTATCTGCTGGTGCGCTTTCTCAGGTATCAGAGGGCGCGCCGCTACCGCCGCCACTTTCAGGTTCTCTGGGATCGCAAACTGCGGCCCCGTTGTCCGCGCTGCCGCGGCCTGCTCGGCGAGTGGGGTATGCACCAGAGCCTCAAATTTGAAAAGCACGCCGGTCGCATGACGCAGGTGCCCGTCTCCTTCGGCGCTTTTCGCTGCGAGCCCTGCGGGACGCTGGTGCGCCTGGTCGATGAGGACGGTTTCGAGATGGACTACCAGCAGGCCCTGACCCGCCTGGGCGCTGAAACGACCCCCGCGGGCAGCACCCTTTCCCGCCCCAATGAACTGACCCCCGGAAATCCCTGAAACGATATATCCGTTACCCTGAGGACTCGCCATGATGGCTAGCCCAAACCGCCCGGGGTGGCCTCATGCACGATGGCCAGCGCCTGCGCGAGGGCATCGGTGCGGCCGTCTAGCCAGTGGATGCCAAGGCCCTGGCGCTCCATGCGGCGAAAGAAAGTCTCCTGGCGCTTGGCAAACTGGCCGATGGCAATGGTTAATTGCCGCACCATGGCATCATAGGTCAGGGCGCCCTGGAGATGCTGGGCGATGAAGCGATATTCAAGGCCGTAGAATTCCAGCCGCGCCCAGGGCACGCCCGCGGCGTGCAGGTGCGCCACCTCCTCCACCAACCCCTGATCGAGCCGTGCGTGCAGACGCTGCGCGATGCGGCGGCGCAGTTCCGCGCGCTCCCAGCGCACTCCCAGCACCAGGGGGGTGAGCCGGGGCAGAGGCGGCTGCTCAAGCGCGGCGGCTTGTTCGCCTGAAGCGATCTCGATGGCGCGAATCAGGCGTTCGCGGTCTTGCAGGTCGGTGGTGTTGTGCAGATCGGGTTTGAGGCGCCGCAGGCGCTCGCGCAGGGCGGCGTCGTCAAGGATTGCCAACCGGGTGCGTAGGGCGGGGTCGGGCGGGACTTCGACGAGGCGGTAGCCGCGCAGCACGGCATCGAGATACAGGCCGGTGCCGCCCACCAGCAGCGGCAGGCGGCCGCGTTGCCCAATGGCGGCAAAGGCGTCGTAAAAGGCGCGCTGAAACGCAAAAACGCTGAACTCCTCGCCGGCAGCGGCGATGTCGATGAGGTGGTGGGGGATGTCGCCGTATTCGGCCAGATCCTTGCCGGTCCCCAGATCCATGCCGCGAAACACCTGGCGCGAATCGGCGGAGATGATTTCGCCGTTGAGGCGGCGCGCCAGCTCCACCCCGAGGCGGGTTTTGCCCGAGGCGGTGGGGCCCAGAACCACCAGCAGGTTAAAAGAAAGGTCTTTGCGCGCAACCATGTCCTTGCCTTCCGTGCTGGGAGTGATTTAATTCTTTGCTGAGTGCGTTCTTTCTGCTACATTTGGCGCCGCGATGTCAACTGTCCATGACCTGCTGAAATGACCATGGCCCCTTCTGATCCCAGCCCGCATTCCGAATGTTCCCCGGTGGTCGTGCCGCGCTCCGAGCACGGTATCTCCCGCAAACAGATCGACGAGGAAACGCTCAAAGTCATGTACCGGCTGCACCGCCACGGCTTCAAGGCCTACCTGGTGGGCGGCGGAGTGCGCGATCTGCTGCTGGGGCGCCGGCCCAAGGATTTCGACGTGGGTACCGACGCCACCCCCGATCAGGTGAAGAAGTTGTTTCGCAACTGTTTTCTGGTCGGGCGGCGTTTTCGCCTGGCGCATGTGCGCTTCGGCCGCGATAAGGTGGTGGAAGTGGCGACCTTCCGGCGCAAGCCAGCCGTCGGGGAAATGCCCGCCGATCCCGAGGACCACTTTCGTTTTCAGGAAAACGTCTTCGGCTCGCCCTGCGAGGACGCTTTTCGGCGTGACTTCACCATCAACGCTCTGTTCTACGACATCGAAAACTTCAGCCTGATCGACTACGTGGGGGGATTGGAGGATCTGGCGGCGCGGCGCCTGCGGGTCATCGGCGAGCCCCTGGAGCGTTTCACCGAGGATCCGGTGCGCATGCTGCGTGCCCTGGAGTTTTGCGCCCGCCTGGACTTTCAGCTCGACGAGCAGGCGCGCGAGGGCATCTACCGTGCCGCGCCCCTGATCGCCGAGGCCGCGCCGGCGCGCATCCGCGAGGAACTCATGGAGCTCTTCCGCCACGGCGTGGCCGGTGCGGTGCTGCGCTCTGCCGCGGGCATGGGCCTTCTGGAGCCCCTGCTGGCGGGTTTCGCGGGCGACGATCCGACCTTTGCCCTGCTTGAGCGCATCGACGCGGGCACTCGCGCGGGCGCTACGCCGGCGGAGCCCTTCGCCCTGGCCGCTCTCTATCTCAGCCGCTTCCTGCGGGTCTGCCCACCGAACCGCGAGGCGCCGGTCACCGAGGTGGTGCGCCTGGCCGGGCTGGTGCTTGCGCCCCACTGCGGATACTTCAGCATCGCCCGCGCCATCAGCCATCAGGCGCGCGAACTGCTGGTCGGCGTCTACCGCCTGACCCGCGGCCGTGGCCGGCGCGGGGAGCGGCGCCTGCTCACCAATCCCATGACGCCTTATGCGCTGGAACTGCTGAGCTTCTGGAGCGAGGCGACGGGGGAGTTTCGTCCGCTGGTCGGACAGTGGCGTGCAGCTCTGGGCGCCAAAGAACAGCCCGGCACCGCACCGCTCAAGGCCGCCCCGGCCAAACGCCGTCGCCGCCCGCGGCGGCGCAAACCCAGGTCCGGGCAAGCTCCGACCTGAAAAAGCCAAATCGGGTTCACCGCAGAGGGCGCGAAGGGCGCGGAGAGCCATTTAGATTTTCTTATGCGACTTCTCTGCGTTCTCGGCGCTGAGATCTATTGCCTTGTCGGTTCCTCACGAAAGCTGCGCCACAAAATCCGCAATTTCCCCAAAATACTCCCGCTGGTTGACGAACATGAGGTTGTTGTGATCGCCGCGCGCGAAGATGCGCAGGCGTTTGGGGCCGCCGGCCCAGGCGTGCAGGCGCTCGCCGTGGCTGACGTCGACCAGGCTGTCGCCGCGTGCGTGCATCACCAGGGTGTGACCCGGGTAGGAGGCCATTTTGCTTCTCTGGTCGAGGCGTTCGGCGACCGCCGCCGCCAGTTGTTGCGGGCTGACGCCCAGCTCGCCGGGGCTCAGGCGCAGCAGCAGGCGTTCGAGGACGTCGGCGACCGCGCTCTCCAGAATCAGTCCGGCAATATCGGGAAACAGGGAGACGCCGTGGACGGCGAACAGCGAACCCACCGAGCGACCGAACAGGATCAGGCGCTCGGGCGGGGTGTCGGCGGCGCGGATCAGTGCCGCGACGTCATCGAGCATGGCGCCGAGCAGCGGGCGCGAGGTTGAGCCGCCGTAGCCGCGAAACTCCGCCACCAGGCAATTGAGCCCCAGGTCGGCCATGACCTCGGGAAATCCCTCGCTCCAGTCGGCGGCGACTTCGCCGTTGCCGTGAAAATGCACCAGGGTGAAGCCCTGGGGGTGGGGACGATGATAATGGCAGGCCAGGCGCGCGTCGCCCGCCTCGACCCAAAAGGGCGCGGCGACGGAATCGGGGCGCGGAAAGAAGTACCGCGCGGCAATTAGAGGGTGGTTGAGCAGATCCGCAGTCATGAGCTTGCTCCCAAGATTTTGCCTTCCGGGGTAATCCGGGCTATAACAGAGCTATGGAAATCACGCCGGCCCGTTCCGGGGAAAAAATCATCATCGCCGCGCTGGGCGAGAACGGCGTCATCGGGCGCGACGGCGGCCTGCCCTGGGATGTGCCGGAGGATCGCCGCCTGTTTCGCGCACTGACCCTGGGTCATGCCCTGATCATGGGGCGGCGAACCTTCGCCTCCCTTGGCCGGCCCCTCGACGGGCGACTGAATCTGGTCATCAGCCGTACCCTGGCGCCGCGCCCGGATCTGGTGGTCTGCCCGGATTTTCCCGCCGCTCTGGCGCGGGCCGAAGCCTCGGGTCGGGCGATTTTCTTCATCGGCGGCGCCGCCGTCTATCGCCAGGCCTTGCCCCTGGCCGAGCGCATGATCCTCTCGCGCATCCCGGGATCTTTTGCCGGGGACACCTTTTTTCCTTCCTTTTGCCCCGCTGCCTGGCGCCTGGTCGACGAGCAGCAGCGGGGCGCCTTTATTCTTCAAGTTTATCGGGCGGTTGCAACTCAACAGCACCATGGATAGCCCGACAGCCTCCTAGAGCGGCATGGGATTGCACAGGTCGCGGCGCTGGTCGGCGTAGGCGCCGCAGTTGCGGCACAAAAAGGCCGGATTCCGGGAGCGCTCGGAAACTTCGCGGCTGCGGCCCTGCTCCATGAGGATGCACAGGTGCTCCGAGTGCTGCTGCGCGGAGGTGCATTCGTTGTAGGTGGGTTCCTGGTCGGTATTCGGTGTCATGGACGCCTCCTCCGAAACGGGTTCGGAGAAACTATAGCACCGGCCGACGCGGGGGTCCAATCTACCCCGGGCGTTCTGCCGGGGGTGGGCTTTTCAGGTGGGCAGCAGGGGGCGGCGATAGGCGTCGTTGAGCAGTTGGGCGCAGCCGGCGTAGAAGGCCAGCAGGGCGGTTAGTACCCCTTGCCAGCCGGCTAGTTGATCCAGGGCGGGCGAGGCAATGGTTTCGCTGAGGGCCAGCAGAAACAGAAACAGGCTTAGATTGGCAAAGATCAGCGGTAGCAGGCGACCCAGGCGCAGGGCGGCAAAGAACAGCACGACGCCGAACAGAACCCAGAACGCCAGGTAGGAAGTCAGTGCCAGGGAGGAGGGCAAATCTCCAATCCCGGCGCGAGGCAGGGCCAGCATGCCCACCAGGGTCAGCCAGAACAGACCCCAGGCGCAAAAGGCGGTGGCGACAAGGCTCTGGTTGCGGCGCCAGGCGAAAATGCCGGAGAGAACCTGCGCCAGGCCGCCGTAAAACAACCCCAGGGCGAGGGTCAGGGCATCGAGGGGCAGCAGGGCGGCTTGCTGCGCGGCGAGTAAAAAAATGTTCATGCCCGCGCCGAGCAGGCCCAGGGTCGCGGGCGCGGCGTTTGCGGCCTGCGCCGTGCCGCGGGACAAGGCGGCCGCGCCGGAGGTCCGGTTCAGGGCGAGAGTGGCGCTCTGGGGATGGGCTGCCGGGGCGGTGTCCATTTGCCGAGCGGCCTGGGGAGGACAGTCCCCACGCGGGCGCTGCCCACCGCGCCCCGAGGAAAAGCCGGCCCGCAGCTGCTGAAAGCGGGGGCACTGGGTATGCTGAGCGCGGCAAAAGCGAATGATCTGATGCACATCCGAGGGCGAAATGTATCCGCACCCGACATCGCACAGGTCTTCATCCACGCCGAAATAGGGACAGATGATGTCATCCGTCATGACCGCACCGCTTTCTCTCGTCGCTCCGTTTGCGCCAGGGTTCGGGGGCCTCTTGAAGGGTTAAGGCAGCAAGAGATATTCCATTTTCCAAAAATGGCTATGGAAAACGGAATATCTTATTTACTTCGAGTGGTTAGGGGAGAGGCGAGGGCGCGGTGAGAGAGGCTGTTTCGCACCCGTGCGAATCAGCCGCCCCGTTGATTGGATCTGGCAGGGAGGCGATTGTTCCTAAAAAAAACCTGTTATTTAAGAGGCTTGCCCTTGGGCGCCGGGAGGAGCCTGGGGTTTTGCAGATTTGCAAACCCGCTTTTTGCGCCCGTGCA
Proteins encoded in this region:
- a CDS encoding acetate uptake transporter gives rise to the protein MTDDIICPYFGVDEDLCDVGCGYISPSDVHQIIRFCRAQHTQCPRFQQLRAGFSSGRGGQRPRGDCPPQAARQMDTAPAAHPQSATLALNRTSGAAALSRGTAQAANAAPATLGLLGAGMNIFLLAAQQAALLPLDALTLALGLFYGGLAQVLSGIFAWRRNQSLVATAFCAWGLFWLTLVGMLALPRAGIGDLPSSLALTSYLAFWVLFGVVLFFAALRLGRLLPLIFANLSLFLFLLALSETIASPALDQLAGWQGVLTALLAFYAGCAQLLNDAYRRPLLPT
- a CDS encoding alpha/beta hydrolase, encoding MTADLLNHPLIAARYFFPRPDSVAAPFWVEAGDARLACHYHRPHPQGFTLVHFHGNGEVAADWSEGFPEVMADLGLNCLVAEFRGYGGSTSRPLLGAMLDDVAALIRAADTPPERLILFGRSVGSLFAVHGVSLFPDIAGLILESAVADVLERLLLRLSPGELGVSPQQLAAAVAERLDQRSKMASYPGHTLVMHARGDSLVDVSHGERLHAWAGGPKRLRIFARGDHNNLMFVNQREYFGEIADFVAQLS
- a CDS encoding dihydrofolate reductase, with translation MEITPARSGEKIIIAALGENGVIGRDGGLPWDVPEDRRLFRALTLGHALIMGRRTFASLGRPLDGRLNLVISRTLAPRPDLVVCPDFPAALARAEASGRAIFFIGGAAVYRQALPLAERMILSRIPGSFAGDTFFPSFCPAAWRLVDEQQRGAFILQVYRAVATQQHHG
- a CDS encoding alpha/beta hydrolase, whose translation is MSLMAGCSPRRGYEAVLLLADVAAGEEPSRLKATRPQPKRVPVRIPAAPAFPLSAGFFGADLYLPGEPVRAGVLLVPGVAEEGKDDPRLVAFAYSLARSRFAVLVPELESMHRLEVRGENVDEVAAAFAWFRNRTDLVPSGRLGMMAFSYAVGPTVLAAKDAAVAEDVRFVAGVGGYYDIHAVMTFFTTGWFQDGERWRRGDPNRYGKWIFVEGNLDRLEHESDRELFQEMADRRKDDLDAPIADLAEGLSEEGLALYRFITNEDRERAPELIAALPEFLRRDIDALNLADKDLGSLRARLILIHGLDDPIIPYTESRALKKALPAGQVDLFLVRGLMHVDVTPGLVGSWRMWRSVTALLRERDGVR
- the pcnB gene encoding polynucleotide adenylyltransferase PcnB, yielding MAPSDPSPHSECSPVVVPRSEHGISRKQIDEETLKVMYRLHRHGFKAYLVGGGVRDLLLGRRPKDFDVGTDATPDQVKKLFRNCFLVGRRFRLAHVRFGRDKVVEVATFRRKPAVGEMPADPEDHFRFQENVFGSPCEDAFRRDFTINALFYDIENFSLIDYVGGLEDLAARRLRVIGEPLERFTEDPVRMLRALEFCARLDFQLDEQAREGIYRAAPLIAEAAPARIREELMELFRHGVAGAVLRSAAGMGLLEPLLAGFAGDDPTFALLERIDAGTRAGATPAEPFALAALYLSRFLRVCPPNREAPVTEVVRLAGLVLAPHCGYFSIARAISHQARELLVGVYRLTRGRGRRGERRLLTNPMTPYALELLSFWSEATGEFRPLVGQWRAALGAKEQPGTAPLKAAPAKRRRRPRRRKPRSGQAPT
- the miaA gene encoding tRNA (adenosine(37)-N6)-dimethylallyltransferase MiaA, with product MVARKDLSFNLLVVLGPTASGKTRLGVELARRLNGEIISADSRQVFRGMDLGTGKDLAEYGDIPHHLIDIAAAGEEFSVFAFQRAFYDAFAAIGQRGRLPLLVGGTGLYLDAVLRGYRLVEVPPDPALRTRLAILDDAALRERLRRLKPDLHNTTDLQDRERLIRAIEIASGEQAAALEQPPLPRLTPLVLGVRWERAELRRRIAQRLHARLDQGLVEEVAHLHAAGVPWARLEFYGLEYRFIAQHLQGALTYDAMVRQLTIAIGQFAKRQETFFRRMERQGLGIHWLDGRTDALAQALAIVHEATPGGLG